From the genome of Phaenicophaeus curvirostris isolate KB17595 chromosome 6, BPBGC_Pcur_1.0, whole genome shotgun sequence, one region includes:
- the KIAA1143 gene encoding uncharacterized protein KIAA1143 homolog isoform X2, producing the protein MITPCVICAEQREQLPLADDDDSDNEDEQPQVVTLKKGDLTAEEAMKIKQQIKGTLKSNESDGEPEPADGKIMFRKPAKRSSEKVLDFNVSSSKKMKEAKKIKREATTPQSTAKQIKNSSLLSFDDEENDD; encoded by the exons atgataacgccctgtgtgatctgtgctgagcag AGAGAGCAGCTTCCGCTTGCAGATGATGATGATAGTGACAATGAAGATGAGCAGCCTCAAGTGGTAACACTGAAAAAAGGGGACTTGACTGCTGAAGAAgcaatgaaaattaaacaacaAATCAAAGGCACCTTAAAATCAAATGAATCAG ATGGTGAACCAGAACCTGCTGATGGAAAAATTATGTTCAGAAAACCAGCCAAACGTTCATCAGAGAAGGTTTTGGACTTCAATGTAAGTTCAAGTAAGAAGATgaaagaggcaaagaaaattaagagaGAAGCAACTACTCCTCAGAGTACAgctaagcaaataaaaaatagcagtCTTCTCTCATTTGATGACGAGGAAAATGATGATTAG
- the KIAA1143 gene encoding uncharacterized protein KIAA1143 homolog isoform X1, with product MSKRNQVSYVRPAEPAFLSRFKRQVGYREGPTVETKREQLPLADDDDSDNEDEQPQVVTLKKGDLTAEEAMKIKQQIKGTLKSNESDGEPEPADGKIMFRKPAKRSSEKVLDFNVSSSKKMKEAKKIKREATTPQSTAKQIKNSSLLSFDDEENDD from the exons atGAGCAAAAGGAACCAGGTGTCCTACGTGCGGCCGGCCGAGCCCGCCTTCCTGAGCCGCTTCAAGCGGCAGGTCGGGTATCGGGAGGGGCCCACGGTGGAAACCAAG AGAGAGCAGCTTCCGCTTGCAGATGATGATGATAGTGACAATGAAGATGAGCAGCCTCAAGTGGTAACACTGAAAAAAGGGGACTTGACTGCTGAAGAAgcaatgaaaattaaacaacaAATCAAAGGCACCTTAAAATCAAATGAATCAG ATGGTGAACCAGAACCTGCTGATGGAAAAATTATGTTCAGAAAACCAGCCAAACGTTCATCAGAGAAGGTTTTGGACTTCAATGTAAGTTCAAGTAAGAAGATgaaagaggcaaagaaaattaagagaGAAGCAACTACTCCTCAGAGTACAgctaagcaaataaaaaatagcagtCTTCTCTCATTTGATGACGAGGAAAATGATGATTAG